In a genomic window of Cyprinus carpio isolate SPL01 chromosome A10, ASM1834038v1, whole genome shotgun sequence:
- the LOC109111247 gene encoding trace amine-associated receptor 13c-like produces the protein MAYETEDHEIQYCFPAINSSCTKGKHSSREYNIMYVFFSLLSAWTVFLNLLVIISISHFKKLHTPTNLIILSLAVSDLLIGLIVIPIEAINLIETCWYFGHIFCGLFVVIIGLLLSVSLGNLVLIAIDRYVAVCYPLLYPQKITMTKTLLTICLCWFCFSSYFTSYAINNGYFNTSHRSDVCYGDCSVILSFAWRVSDLILSFVSPCILIITLYLRIFYVVHQQVKVINSLMKSGKCEMESSLKRKSESKAALTLGIIVTVYLLCWIPYYICSMSVITSATINVFTWVVYINSGLNPMVYALFYPWFKNTVKFILTLKIFQPASSLVNILTEHQLQLNR, from the coding sequence ATGGCCTATGAGACAGAAGATCATGAGATTCAATACTGCTTTCCTGCTATCAACTCATCATGTACCAAGGGAAAACACTCCAGTCGTGAATACAATATCATGTATGTGTTTTTCTCATTGCTGTCAGCATGGACtgtgtttctgaacctgctggtgatcatctccatctctcacttcaagaagcttcacactccaaccaacctgatcattctctctctggctgtgTCCGACCTGCTTATTGGACTTATTGTGATACCCATAGAGGCCATAAATCTGATTGAGACATGTTGGTACTTTGGACACATTTTTTGTGGACTTTTTGTAGTCATCATTGGACTGCTTCTTTCTGTGTCTCTCGGTAACTTAGTTTTAATTGCTATTGATCGTTATGTGGCTGTGTGTTACCCTTTACTGTACCCACAGAAAATAACCATGACTAAAACTTTATTGACCATATGTCTCTGCTGGTTTTGCTTTTCATCATATTTCACTTCCTATGCAATTAATAACGGATATTTTAACACCTCACACAGATCAGATGTGTGTTATGGTGATTGCTCCGTTATACTAAGTTTTGCATGGAGAGTCTCTGATCTGATTTTGTCCTTTGTGTCTCCTTGTATTCTCATCATAACTTTATATTTGAGGATTTTCTATGTTGTACATCAGCAAGTGAAAGTCATAAACTCTCTGATGAAGAGTGGTAAATGTGAAATGGAAAGTTCATTGAAGAGGAAATCTGAGAGCAAAGCTGCTCTGACATTAGGAATCATTGTCACAGTTTATCTGCTTTGTTGGATTCCGTACTACATATGTTCTATGTCAGTAATCACTTCCGCaaccataaatgtttttacatggGTTGTGTATATTAACTCAGGTCTGAATCCTATGGTCTATGCTTTATTTTACCCCtggtttaaaaacacagtaaaattcaTCTTaactctgaaaatatttcagcCAGCATCCTCTCTGGTCAATATTTTAACAGAACATCAATTGCAATTAAACAGGTGA